The genomic region AGGAAGCCTCAGCTGATGGCCCCAAACAGAAGTGTGCAGCCTGGCACAGGGAAGATTATCTGGAGTGCAGAGGAGCAGATATGAATGTAATATCAGACACCATCGCTGAACATATTTCCCATTTGTTTCTAATAAATCCGGGATCTCTAGACGCTTTGCTATTTATCATCCCATTTACTCCTCAAACCCCTGGGAGGTAGACCTAGGGTAAATTTGGCATCATAATCCCCACTTTAtacatgaggaaaatgaggctctgATATTAAAGGACTTGCCCAACGTTGCCCAGCTCCTAAGTGGCTCTGCTGAAATTTAAGCCCAGATCTCTCTAACTCCCAAGTTCCAAGGTTGTTTTCACTGCCCCATCCCCAAGACCCAGCCTGCAAACTCTGGGGTCTCAGGCAACGGATATGCAGCCTGGGGCAGACACCATTCTAGAGACGTTAAGTGCTCTCATTTTATCTTCAAGCAAATTTAGGAGATAGGTGCTATTAACATGGACATTTTCAACTGAGAACTTGAGTAACTTCCCTGTGGTTCACAGCTAGAAAGaggtggagccaggatttgaacctaggcagcctggctccagagctTATATTTTTAATCCCTATCTTTGCTGTGTGTCTGCTTGTGCCAGGCTCCCGCAGCAAGTGCTTTATAGGAATTAACTGAGCAAACCCTGAGGACAATTCTGTGAGGCAGATGCTCTTACAATCATTCCTactttacagataggaaaactaaggctcagagacataagtaatttgcccaagatcacacagctaaatTCTGTTGATCCCAGAGCTATGTCCTGAACCACTGCACTCAGTAAATCGTAAAATGCCTGATGAGTCTAAGGAATGAATATGAGGATTGGGAAGGTAATGGTGGTGTCTGATGCTATTGATGGTGGTCTAGGGCTGACCAGAGCAACAGCTGCCCCTGCCAAGGTACCTGAACAGGAGGAGAATCCACAGTGAGCTCCTCTATGGGGTTCCGCTCCGCGAAGGCAGCCACCGACAGTCGGACCAGGCTCCGCAGGATCTGACGGGGGCCTGACTCTTTCTCCGGGGCCACTTTGCCATTGAGATTCCGCTGCCGTCTCAGGGTTGCAGAAGAGGCTGGTGAGCTCAACGGGACCTCCTCACTGCCCTGACCCCCTGCTAACCTCCCTGTGGGGCTGCCTGCCACCTTCAGGGGCCTTGAGTACGGCTGGCCCAGTGCAGGCTGGGGCTCAGGCAGGTTCAGGCTCTCCCGAGAAGCATTCCTCTGCCTGGGATGGTTGAAAAGGAAGTTGACTGTGTCCTGCAGCACCTCTCGGCTCTCAGCCAGTGCTCCCTGGTTGCCTTGGTTACGCAGGGTCCTGTACAGGGTTGGTGTGAGGTGAAAGGGGGCCTGTAGGCAGGGGTCCCAGCCTGCTTCCATCATCGCTTCCTTACCCACATCCTTGGCGGGCTGCCCAACTTCACCAGGCTCGTCCGCCTGGCCCCTGAGCACAGGCACGAGGTGGATGTCTGCCTTCTGAATTTGtttctggggcctcctgggctgGTGGCGGTAGGTGGATTCAGCCTCCCGACAATTATAGGCTCTgttgtcctttctctctgtccggCAGATGGACATGCTCAGAGCCAAGATCAACCCAAAGATGGCCAGTAGGACAACCAGGCAAATCACTGTCAGCACTGATGTGCTCAGGGCCCCAGGATCATGGGCCGAGTCCCTCAAGTGGTCTACACTGGTTACGAACAAGACCCTCAACAGAGCTTGGGTCTGCAAGGAGGGGCTGCCACGGTCTTCTACCACTATCTCCAGCACCCACTCTCTCCCAATGAGGCTACTGGCATTGGTGATGTTGATGAACAGCTGCCCCAGGTGGGGGCTGAGGACAAAGAGACGGTCTTCATTCCCTCTCTGGATGCTGTAGAGGACCTCTCCGTTTGCTCCTGAGTCTGCATCTCTTGCTACAATGGTCGCCAAAAGGAATGGCTGGGAGTTGTGGGTGGCCAGTGGTGCTATGTCAGTGCCCACTAGACCCAAGCCACTGGGAGTCTCAATGGGTACCAGAAGGAGGCCTGTGGAGGCATTTACAAGCACTGAGAGGCTGGCTTTTCCATCAGTGAGTAGGGGATAAATCACCTCTGGGGCATTATCGTTGGCATCCAGGAGGCTGACCAGCACAGGGATGATAGATGAGAGCTGAGGTTGTCCCCTGTCCTCTGCAATCACAAGGAACTCAAAGCTGGCCATCTGCTCATAGTCTAGTGGCCTCTGAGCAGTGACCTCTCCTGTGTCTGAATCAATGGCTACCAAGTAGGAAACTGGGGAGTCCTGGATGTGGTATGAGATCTGCCCATTAATGCCCACGTCTGCATCATGAGCTTTGATGGTGATGAGGTGAAGAAAGGGTAGGTTGTTTTCCCTAGTGGAGACCTCATAACTGCTCTTCTCAAACACAGGTGCGTTGTCATTGACATCACTGATCTGAATGCTGAGCTGTTTCTCAGCTGATAAGGGCTGGGGTCCTTGGTCTTGGGCCAACAGAGTGAGGGTATATTTGGGCCACTGTTCTCTGTCCAGCATGGCATTTGTTAGCAGCATGTATGTGTTGCCATTGGTCCTTTTAAGCCTGAAGTGGCCCAGCTCTTGGCTCAGCCAACAGTGTACCAGACCATTGTTTCCTGAGTCTAAGTCATTCGCCATGACGAGAGCAATGAAGCTGTCCTTGGGAAGACCTTCTGACACCAGTGATGGCTGGGAGGCCCATGTGATGTGGATGCTTGGGGCATTGTCATTGACATCCAGAACCTTGATGAGAACTTTGCAATGGGCTGGGATGGAATTGGGACCCAGGTCCCTTGCCTGGACATCCACCTCATAGGCAGGATTCTTCTCGTAGTCTAGGGGTTGACGCAGAATTACCTGGCCTGTTTTGGCATCAATACTGAAGGTGTCCAGCACTTCTGGAGACACGTGCTTACTGAGGAAGAATTCCACCTCCCCATTGGGACCTTGGTCAGGGTCTGTGGCAGTCAAGTTTATGAGGAGAGTACCAGGGGCAGCATCTTCTTGGATTTCAAGTGCCAGTGAGCTCTCAGCAAACACAGGGCTGTTGTCATTGGAGTCCAGGACATTGACTTTTATCAAGGTGGTACCTGACTTGGGGGGGTTCCCACTGTCATAGGCAGTTAACACCAGATCAAAAAATGAGTGGATTTCCCGGTCCAGCTCCTTTACCACCACGAGTTCTGCGTGTTTGGTCTCATCTGGCCCCACGATGACATCCAGGGCAAAGTGCTCACTGGGAGATAGGGAGTAGGAGTGCAGGGTGTTGGGGCCAGTGTCCGGGTCCAGAGCTCTGTCCAGGGGGATCCGGGTATGCAGAGAGGCACTCTCAGAGATTTCCAATTCCTGCTCACCTTTGGGAAACTGTGGCTGGTGATCATTGATGTCTAGCACCTGGATCTCCACGTGGATCAGAGCCAGATCCCCTGTGGCAAGCACGTCAAAGGAAACCAGGCAGGGATCCCGCTGCCGGCAGAGCTGCTCTCGGTCCAGCCGCCTCCCGGTGCTGAGCAAACCGTCCTCAGAGTCCACCTGGATGGGGAGCACCTGAGGCAGCTGCAAGACCTGGAAGGCAGCCCCTGCTTGCCCGCGTGTCTCCTCCCAGCCCAGTTCCTGGGACAGCTTTCCTATCACCGTGCCAGACGGTACTTCTTCCGACACTTGGTATTTCACAGTGAGAGTGGCCACCTCCTGACAGTCCCCTGAAAGGAACAAGTAGCTACCTGGCCCTAAAAGCCCCAGCAAAAGTCGCAGAAGTTGCATCATGCTTACCATCAGAACAGGCTAGATTCAGAAGCCGCTCGAGTTTTTCAAAGGCTGGGAAGTCCTCCAGTGTTTCTGGGGCAGCTTGGTTAGCCCCGTTCTCCTGCCCCCTGACCTGCTGGCACAGCCTTGTCCCATAATTAGATGATGATGGAACTAGCAGGATTCTCAGGCAAAGCCATCTTTATCTGAAGACATCCAAGAGGTCCCAGCACCAGGGTACCCGTTGGTCCACTCCAGCCAGTGAGGGCAAGAGCTGGTCCAAAAGGGACTTGACCCAGTAAAGCAGGATGTGGGGATC from Saccopteryx leptura isolate mSacLep1 chromosome 6, mSacLep1_pri_phased_curated, whole genome shotgun sequence harbors:
- the PCDH12 gene encoding protocadherin-12, which translates into the protein MVSMMQLLRLLLGLLGPGSYLFLSGDCQEVATLTVKYQVSEEVPSGTVIGKLSQELGWEETRGQAGAAFQVLQLPQVLPIQVDSEDGLLSTGRRLDREQLCRQRDPCLVSFDVLATGDLALIHVEIQVLDINDHQPQFPKGEQELEISESASLHTRIPLDRALDPDTGPNTLHSYSLSPSEHFALDVIVGPDETKHAELVVVKELDREIHSFFDLVLTAYDSGNPPKSGTTLIKVNVLDSNDNSPVFAESSLALEIQEDAAPGTLLINLTATDPDQGPNGEVEFFLSKHVSPEVLDTFSIDAKTGQVILRQPLDYEKNPAYEVDVQARDLGPNSIPAHCKVLIKVLDVNDNAPSIHITWASQPSLVSEGLPKDSFIALVMANDLDSGNNGLVHCWLSQELGHFRLKRTNGNTYMLLTNAMLDREQWPKYTLTLLAQDQGPQPLSAEKQLSIQISDVNDNAPVFEKSSYEVSTRENNLPFLHLITIKAHDADVGINGQISYHIQDSPVSYLVAIDSDTGEVTAQRPLDYEQMASFEFLVIAEDRGQPQLSSIIPVLVSLLDANDNAPEVIYPLLTDGKASLSVLVNASTGLLLVPIETPSGLGLVGTDIAPLATHNSQPFLLATIVARDADSGANGEVLYSIQRGNEDRLFVLSPHLGQLFINITNASSLIGREWVLEIVVEDRGSPSLQTQALLRVLFVTSVDHLRDSAHDPGALSTSVLTVICLVVLLAIFGLILALSMSICRTERKDNRAYNCREAESTYRHQPRRPQKQIQKADIHLVPVLRGQADEPGEVGQPAKDVGKEAMMEAGWDPCLQAPFHLTPTLYRTLRNQGNQGALAESREVLQDTVNFLFNHPRQRNASRESLNLPEPQPALGQPYSRPLKVAGSPTGRLAGGQGSEEVPLSSPASSATLRRQRNLNGKVAPEKESGPRQILRSLVRLSVAAFAERNPIEELTVDSPPVQQISQLLSLLHQGQFQPKPNHRGNKYSAKPCSGRSTIPDTDSPGIRAGGQAEPDQEEEPLDLAEDLSVKQLLEEELSNLLDPHKGLALDRLSAPDPAWMARLSLPLATNYRDNVFSLDTAAVEEPRTFQTFGKGSGPELSPTGTRLASTFLSEMSSLLEMLLEQHASVPMEAASEVLRRLSVCGRTLSLDLATSGTSGTDVQGCAGGKKGARSRTSSSSSSSSSSSSSRGLWIQEPGASGDVIEPRP